Proteins encoded together in one Papio anubis isolate 15944 chromosome 3, Panubis1.0, whole genome shotgun sequence window:
- the LOC101017479 gene encoding cystatin-B-like produces MMCGAPSAVQPATAKTQYIADQVRSQLQEKENKKFPVFKAVWFKSQVVAGTNYFIKVHVGDENFVHLRVFISLPHENKPLTLSNYQTNKAKHDELSYF; encoded by the coding sequence ATGATGTGCGGAGCGCCCTCCGCCGTGCAGCCGGCCACCGCCAAGACCCAGTACATCGCCGACCAGGTGAGGTCCCAgcttcaagagaaagaaaacaagaagttcCCTGTATTTAAGGCCGTGTGGTTCAAGAGCCAAGTGGTGGCGGGAACAAACTACTTCATCAAGGTGCATGTTGGAGACGAGAACTTCGTACACCTGCGAGTGTTCATATCTCTCCCTCACGAAAACAAGCCCTTGACCTTGTCTAACTACCAGACCAACAAAGCCAAGCACGACGAGCTGAGCTATTTCTGA